In a single window of the Aminomonas paucivorans DSM 12260 genome:
- a CDS encoding ribonuclease J produces the protein MRNSNASRSGSRRSRSGGQHGQTKKGRPAGELRWVPLGGMGEIGKNLSFFEYGEEILVVDCGLKFPEEEMLGIDFVIPDAQYLVENRHRIQGIFLTHGHEDHIGGLPFILPKLDVPVYGTRLTLGLVENKLNEACPRYRPKLVEIRAGETTQAGSFSVQGISVCHSIPDSLGFAIRTPVGLVVHTGDFKLDATPIDGRITDYSAFAELGKEGVLLLLSDSTNVEREGFTASERTVGQTFEQLFRLYKDRRIVISTFASNLHRAQQVFQTAARYNRKVALVGRSMISYVELARKLGYVDAPDDLFISQQDIESTPPNRLVVLTTGSQGEPFSGLVLMSKGEHRQIRLGSKDLVVISATPIPGNEKLVSRTVNLLFACGAEVVYDRSQAIHVSGHASKEELKIILSLVRPKCFAAVHGEYRHQVRHVQLARELGVPAKQVFVLTNGDVLKLVDGKGQISGRVPSGSVLVDGVALGESEGSLLRERRELAEDGLIALSLVVDEQFRIASPISIESKGFLHCQDAKDLYREMEGAVRKALEPLAGHPETDPDSVPTLIRKKLRDVLSRYSRTYPTLIPLVTRLGQPTPTKGRKRSAA, from the coding sequence ATGCGAAATTCAAACGCTTCGCGCAGCGGGTCCCGCAGGTCGCGTAGCGGAGGGCAACATGGACAGACGAAAAAGGGGAGACCCGCCGGGGAACTGCGTTGGGTTCCCCTGGGCGGGATGGGCGAGATCGGGAAGAACCTTTCCTTCTTCGAATACGGCGAGGAAATCCTCGTGGTGGATTGCGGCCTCAAGTTCCCGGAGGAGGAGATGCTGGGCATCGACTTCGTGATCCCCGATGCGCAGTACCTGGTGGAGAATCGCCATCGCATCCAGGGCATCTTCCTGACCCACGGACACGAGGACCACATCGGAGGTCTTCCCTTCATCCTCCCCAAGCTGGACGTGCCCGTCTACGGTACCCGGCTCACCCTGGGTCTGGTGGAGAATAAACTGAACGAGGCCTGCCCCCGGTATCGCCCCAAGCTGGTGGAGATCCGGGCGGGGGAGACCACCCAGGCGGGCTCCTTTTCCGTGCAGGGCATTTCGGTGTGCCATTCCATCCCCGACAGTCTGGGCTTTGCCATCCGGACTCCCGTGGGGCTGGTGGTCCACACGGGGGACTTCAAGCTGGACGCCACCCCCATCGACGGGCGGATCACCGACTACAGCGCCTTCGCGGAGCTGGGCAAGGAGGGGGTTCTGCTTCTCCTTTCCGACTCCACCAACGTGGAGCGGGAGGGCTTCACCGCTTCGGAGCGCACGGTGGGGCAGACCTTCGAGCAGCTCTTCCGCCTGTACAAGGATCGGCGCATCGTCATCTCCACCTTCGCCAGCAACCTGCACCGGGCCCAGCAGGTCTTCCAGACCGCCGCCCGATACAACCGCAAGGTGGCCCTGGTGGGGCGCAGCATGATCTCCTACGTGGAGCTGGCCCGCAAACTGGGCTACGTGGATGCCCCGGACGATCTCTTCATCTCCCAGCAGGACATCGAGTCCACTCCCCCGAACCGCCTGGTGGTGCTCACCACGGGCAGCCAGGGCGAGCCCTTCTCGGGGCTTGTCCTCATGAGCAAGGGGGAGCATCGGCAGATCCGCCTGGGTTCCAAGGACCTGGTGGTCATCTCCGCTACCCCCATCCCGGGAAACGAGAAGCTGGTGAGCCGGACGGTGAACCTGCTTTTCGCCTGCGGGGCGGAGGTGGTGTACGACCGGAGCCAGGCCATCCACGTTTCCGGACATGCCTCCAAGGAGGAGCTGAAGATCATCCTCAGCCTGGTGCGCCCCAAGTGTTTTGCCGCGGTCCACGGGGAGTACCGGCATCAGGTGCGCCATGTCCAGCTTGCCCGGGAGTTGGGAGTTCCCGCCAAGCAGGTCTTCGTCCTGACCAACGGGGACGTGCTGAAACTGGTGGACGGGAAGGGGCAGATCTCCGGCCGGGTGCCTTCGGGATCCGTGCTGGTGGACGGGGTGGCGTTGGGAGAGTCCGAGGGCAGTCTGCTGCGGGAGCGGCGGGAGCTGGCGGAGGACGGTCTCATCGCCCTGTCCCTGGTGGTGGACGAGCAGTTCCGCATCGCCTCTCCCATCTCCATCGAGAGCAAGGGGTTCCTGCACTGCCAGGACGCCAAGGACCTCTATCGGGAGATGGAAGGGGCGGTGCGCAAGGCCCTGGAACCCCTGGCGGGTCACCCGGAGACGGACCCGGACTCGGTGCCCACCCTGATCCGCAAGAAACTTCGGGACGTGCTGAGCCGTTATTCCCGCACCTACCCCACCCTGATCCCCCTGGTGACCCGGTTGGGGCAGCCGACCCCGACCAAGGGGAGGAAACGCTCCGCGGCGTGA